The proteins below come from a single Eucalyptus grandis isolate ANBG69807.140 chromosome 3, ASM1654582v1, whole genome shotgun sequence genomic window:
- the LOC120291673 gene encoding uncharacterized protein LOC120291673 — MATGLLPSGTLAVKAAASSSGERNPGPAGRRTASSSNNGWLAPIFGFSADPGYIDSAAGKVAYPQKADPEGSSSLSAAGRPRPDPIRFTAEKARLLRLMTSDAASRHDAMYHSAIASRLASDFGNPTDL; from the coding sequence ATGGCCACCGGCCTCCTTCCCTCCGGAACCCTCGCCGTCAaggccgccgcctcctcctccggcgAGCGCAACCCGGGccccgccggccggcgaacaGCCTCCTCCTCCAACAACGGCTGGTTGGCCCCGATCTTCGGCTTCTCCGCCGACCCGGGCTACATTGACTCCGCCGCCGGCAAGGTCGCCTACCCCCAGAAGGCCGACCCGGAGGGAAGCTCGAGCCTGTCCGCGGCGGGGAGGCCCCGCCCCGACCCGATCCGGTTCACGGCGGAGAAGGCGCGGCTCCTCAGGCTCATGACCTCCGACGCGGCCTCCCGCCACGACGCCATGTACCACTCCGCGATCGCCTCCCGCCTCGCTTCCGACTTCGGGAACCCGACCGATCTGTAA